The Primulina huaijiensis isolate GDHJ02 chromosome 9, ASM1229523v2, whole genome shotgun sequence genomic interval CAGCCTGAGGACGAGGATATAGGGGGATTTGCAAGCATTGCTGGGTGCTtgcataatttgaaaaatcatgAGAAACAGGTTAGCGAATGCAATAGCATTTGGTTTTTAGGCGTAACTTATGCtcttttatttgataaaatattccATCTCAAGGTTGGAACTCCAAAGGAAGAGGATTTAGCTCAATGGGGGCATCATCACGTTCCATCATCTGTACCTGATCGTATATTCCAGGCTTCAGCAGGCGATGAGGTGAGAATTTTGTCGTTagttatttgttcatttgatTTCCATTTCAAGGAATTGGCATTTGAAAGTACATTTTGCAGGTCTCATTTGTATTTACAAATCAAGTGGATGGGAAACTTGCCCCAATTGAGTCAACCATTAGACCAAAGGCAACGGAGACGGATGGACATGCAAACCGAACCAATCTGAGAAAAGCTCTCCCTCAACGAACAATATTGTCATATAAACACAGCAAAACATTGCCATTGATCGTTCCTAACAGAGATGCTGAAGTTAACTCCTTTAATTTGAAGCCTCTGCAAAAGCCATGCTCAAAGTCAATGAGAACTTTAGAAGGTAGAACCCCGGTCAGTATGCCGCCTAAAATTTCCTTCGataatcaaatatattcaaaacGAGTATCCCCTGCTTGCTTGATAGATGAGGACGGCGACGACAATTTTGAGTAGATTTGTTTTGGATAATTTTGAACATAGATTCATAATCTTCGAATTCCTGTGATATGAGAACATAGTCGTCTTTACTGTCCTGTGTCTTTAAGAAACGAAGATGCTTACGAGGCTACATTACAGATAGTATTAGAGTAGCCATATCGATTGATGGACGGACAATAATCGGGTTCTGGCTGCGACTAGCATGATTTACATATTGGCATAGAGAATTTTATCTTGTAAATACTTGTTTGTGATATTTGTTATTGGTGGTTTTGTAAACGAAAAATATTATGTGAGTGATACACTATTAGTAGACTGTCCCAACTCACAAGGGTTAACAAATGCATTTATTGTCTGTTCCGAGTTTAAACGACTGAATTTGAATTCAGAATTCGAAAACAACTATTTTCTTaagataaatgaaattttttacgTAGTCACAAGAAAATGAAACTCTTAgcaatattatgtttttttctcAAAACATAACCACGTTCTCAAAATTTCACtaaactttaatttttaattttgttgttcTATGCTAGCTGAAACTAATCGGCGATGTTTCTGATTCACGCATACACCATTTTAAGTTACATATATTGCAATAAAAATCTGCATTTCGTTGATGGCCTATAACATTTTTGGTATTTGTTTGAACGAGGAATCTGACTTGGGCAGTGAGTTGCTGCGTGAATTCACAAgccttgaattttaattttttattctcCAACTTCTATACAACGATATTCGATTTACTTTTAGTTGGGagaaaaatttatcataattacATCTCGAATATGAGACTTTGTTtcaaatttgagattttatcGTCACTGTTCGTGTATTATTTATCCATATTTCGCCTGTTTACAcgagaaaaatttaaattttaagagATTGTGAGGACAATGACCAAGTTCATGACACCCATAATGCGAAAAGTTGATTGAATAAAGAAATTCTATCATCTCCTCGATGTTCTTTTGAATTTGACCAAGTTTTAACTTTTTGTAAGGAGTGTAAATACAACAAAAGAAGGGGAAGCCAATAGGTGGCCAGAAACTCATCCATACATTGTTATTCAATTATTAAGCTGAAAAAAGGGCAAAATACAAGGTacccattatttatttaatattttttttaaaaaaaacccctcaataaaaaataaatactaGAAAAAATTGTTACAAAATGTAGGAGTAAAAAGACACAAAAATTGTGCATCTAATGGGAGACCAAACGTTTTCTTCAAAATTAAGTTATTCATTTTAGTAAATTTGTATCTTGGGAATCATCCAACTGTTTTGAACCCATTTGACTAATCCAAAGCATTGGATTAACCATGTGAGTTCCACCCATTCAAGTCGAATCTTTTCTCACAAAtacccttttttttaaaaaaaaataaaaattttgttttcgtTTAATTTATAGCCAAAATTGAATGTCTGAGTATAGGTGGATAATGTAGTTTTATTTCGTATGAGATTTTATTGCAATATATTACCTCTTTCATtttgacaagaaaaaaaaatgctcGAAAATGAAAATCTTTCGATTTCGTTTTAAATTTCCCCCCTTAAATTATAATAAAGTCTAGCTTAAAATTATGATAACTAATCTCAAgtatacataataataataataataataataataataataataataataataataatgtaattAAACTTGCATGTGCGACTGGATTTACGTTGTTTCCAGTTTGGCCTAAAGGCAACAAATCTACGCACGATGAGTTGTGGTATGTATATGTCTATCTAcgtatttatatattgtatattgAATCTTTGCAAAATGACAAACGAGTATGTGTctaaaataatgaattttataataataataataataataataataataataataataataataataatgaattttattaaaaaaaacaaatagacTAATTAACGGGAATGACCACATCAAattaaaaatgtataaaaatatgggtagagcaATTATTATTgacttgttaattaattattttctctTTTGCTCTACGTGTCTGtttatttattatcaatattaatattaaattttagttaCTTGAGGACGTGATATATAGTTTATTAAAATTCAGGAAAATTTAGGTAACATAACCATATTATTTGCACAAAGAAAACATCAAAATCTAGATCTTAAAAAACGTgcaataatttttatgattcaTCTATTTCCATTTCATGGGTAAGAGGGAGGCCGACTATATGATGtaccaattattttttaaaatatttctctaatatattttaagtgacatttgatattaaattaattaattttgtggCGGATTGGTTGCTACTTTTTACTAGTCAAATGACTTTTGAATATTGTACATTATTTTCCAAGAAATTATGGATCTTGGACCTCTAAACAATGCATTATATATCACAAGGGGTGAAAATGCATCATTTATCAAGGGGAGCTCCTTTAATTTCATCTAtatcttttgaaattttatctatatatattatattttagttaGTGTACATATTTCATATAGATGTTttacaatataatattatatcatcGATCGATTGTGTTAAGATCAAGCATTTATCACTATGCAAAAAATTACAGCTGTTAGCCAATGCgcaactttatttccttatattTGTGACAGCGCAGAGTGCACATACTTAGGTGCTAATAGGTTGGGTTGTTAGGCTCATGAGTCCGGGGAGATGCTTATCTATCTGCTGGTGTTGTCTCATATATCTTAGAGATCGGTCTTATTATTTTTCTACCGTCGACCGTGTCCCCAGCAGATACAGTATTACCCGTTAAGATATGATGTCACTCTTTTACTACCCACTTAGCCAACCAAAAATCAAGCACCGTAACGTCAGCAGCTTGACGTATGAgaacttctcaggaggtcacttatctcaatactactctcactcatacACGTTTAGCCCAACatattgtaaataaaatttatagaatccagaataaatctttaaaatggCTTTGCTTACATTTTAATTGAACTTTTCATGTTACACCATCCATTATTTTATAATCAAGAGGAAAAGAATAATAAACATTCACAAGCCTTAGTCAACATGTAGTGAATGAACCTAGTTTAACCATAAAGACATTTTAAATGCACTCACATGCCTTCCAACTGTACTTGTGAAATGTTAATGTCAAAcataaattgattttttgtgaaaataaaaattatatatataaatttttaaaaaatcaaatttgatcgTATATATCTTATATTagagaaaatttcaaattcattcaagTAAGTTACATATTTTTGCTTTTGACAACGTGAATCGTCATAGTTTGGTCTCAGTTCAATAATTTAGCGTATTTTTTCCTTATATTTAGTCATTTTTCGTCGATATGCTAATCTGTtatcgtattcataattttctaacgacatattttatattcaatacCATGTCAACTTTCTAGCAATAAATGACTAAAAGTGAAACAAATACCAACCTATTGGCCTAAGATCAACTTTGACTATTCACATAACCaaaaacaaaagcaattgtaATTTCACCAATATATTATTAAACTATGGCGAAGATATGATGAAGATAAATAGATAACTATTAACTATTCATTCTTTAAATTCCAAACGACCTCTATAATTGAGGTCATGCATGTTGGCTTCgcatataatttataaaataattgatataatataaaataaaaataaaataagtgatATAAGATCGGATCAAATTGACGAGCGAAAATGTAACTATTTTCGAATATCTTGTttttactttaaataaatataataaatttcacttcgaatatataaaataaaatgattctCATCAAAATTTATGAGCTCGTGATATCTTTGAAAAGTTAGATTTATGATATGAGAATCCTCATGGAAAGCACCTccataactttttatttttcaaaatctgtTTGTATTTTGTTTTAGTCTATGTTATACAGTGAGTATTCTTTAATTTCCTATTTCAATATTATTAGATCATATAGGTCTTCTtacatttttataaaagttgCGGGTTTTCtgacatttttataaaaattgacaTATATATCAATGATCCAAAAGATAACGTTTGATCATAttataaagagagaaataatcTAAATGTGTCACATAATAATCATCCAAAAGACCGCGATAATTGAGGCCGTGCAATGCATGTTATCTTTgaacaaatttaaaatcaacGATTGACCATTCTCATAAATGTCACTTTAATTCGTAGCAAACTCACACGGGTGAGTATGGGCAACGAAATTaaatttgttaaataaaaaaaaatatttttatgctttctaAAAACTaagttttttatatattatattgatcATCcctcaaataatatataaatgttgAATATTTCTGCGGTGCACACATACATTATCTGACATACTAGTAACCAACCTTCAACTATGTGTCCAAGTAAATGAAGAAGCTAGTGTTTGATCAATAATTAGCAGTTCTATTTTTCATAGCAACACTTTATCGGATTAGTTTTTCGCACAAGATTTGTTCAGTGTGATTTATCTTGTTAGTGTGGTTTGCAGGCTACTGCAATATCATGAAAGTTTACACAATGCATACAAAAGATAACGACTGCGAGTTCGTTCGTCCTAAAAAAATACTAGTAACCAGCAATGAACGCAAGTTATACTTTGAATTTTTTGGGGGCATTTGATGGATAATTATGATAACGAATAACAGAAACATTTAAAGAGAACATGGTATTATAAAGACAAAACCGAAAGTACTtagatatattaatttttatcatgCATGGCTCCATTTTCAAACATTGTAAACttgaaagaaataatttaaaaattgatcCAATGCATGTATCACATAATGTGTGAAGAAAATCCGTATATAAGTGAAAATGAGGGACCTTTTTGTTTGTTTTCGAaactatttttaagtttttggtTAAAATAACTAGCATTATATAACaataatacacacacacaaaaacacatattttgtgtgtgtatgtattattatataaatgataCATGCACATGAAAGAGTACCATTCCCTGTATATGAAGGCTTATCACATTGCATGTGGAGTCCAAGAATACAAACCCCTTTAAGTGTGTGTTAGCTTCTTGCTAGCTAGTGTTGTTTCATGGCATGTTTAAACATGTTCAACAATGATCCACAACAACAGAATCTCTACAACATCACACCAAGAATCTCATTTTCTAATGATTTTGTGGATCAACAGCCCCCGATTAAGCTCGAAAACATCTATAGGGAAGCCCCTGTTTCCTCAGATTTCGAGTTCTCAGTCCCAAATTACTCCATGATCTCTGCTGATGAGCTTTTTTCCAAGGGAAAATTGGTGCCCACGAAGGAAAACGGCGTAAAAGGTGGCTCTACTACCCTTAGAGACGAGCTTCTTATTGGTGGTGACGACTACGGAAATGTGTCACCAAGAATAGCCAAAGGGATGAGCCGGTGGAAGGAGAGGTTCGGCCTACACAGATCGAACGTCGTATCTAAGAAGATAGATAAGAATATGGATCGAGGATTAGAAAGAATCGATGAATTGAAGGCACATGAAATGGCTCATGATAATAATGTATTTAAAGGTGAGTGATAGATAATATACAGTTTCTTTTTAATAAGATTATAGaactatataaattaatttgttgAATTTGATTTCGTTTCTTCGTGTTACAGGGGCTTTTTAACTGATGCAGCATGTTCCTTGATCATGGCtaggaatatttttcaaattttgattggTTTTGGTAACACGAAAGGAATTAAATGTCAGGTCTGGGGTTTCTGCAGAAAGTGTATAAATGTCCGCAGTTCTATATGTATTAATTTGTACCTGTaatttggtttttgttttgcctatgtattttgttgtattttaatGAATATAAGTGTTGGCTTTCTATTCCTAGAAGGGATCTTTTTTGGGTTGATTCTTCGTGTGTAGTCAAGGGGAGGTGGATAATTTAAGTGGAGAAATAATGGATTTTTGCAAATgaacctttttcatgaataataaTTATGGGCTTACTTCTCGTGCTATGAATCTTTCTGGGTTGAAATTCAGTGTTATACTGCAAACTGGCACTAAATAATTTCAATGAAAGTACAACTTATCGTCGAAgaccattttttaaaatgatcgCATCAAAATATGACTGAAATATGAccattttcaaatcatattattatacttgatattatatttcaaactcCGATTCCATGACTTGAAAGGCTTCCAAAACAAGAATTTAGCCACACAGTAAATAAATAGCAATACGGTGGTACCATAAATCGTCACAAGAAGGTAAAATAATTCCCCAATCAATTGAAGCAAATAATTACAAGGTTCTGATTGAATTGTTGTGCTAAAACCATCAATCAATCAATCACAACATATTCACACTACCCACAAGATGCCTTTCTGACTGCAAAAAAATCCCATAAATTTAGTCTTCTGTCTGTACAATATCTTTACATATGTACAACACCTGGAAACAAGAATAAATGTACTGTAAGTTGACAAATTCCCCCTCAGAAGTCATAAGTTGAGAAATGGAAGAACAAGTTTTTGCTTAGTGTCGACCATGTAATTTTCCGAGTAATATCAAATTAACaagaaaaatttcttaaattttacaTTAGAAGAATTACTAATTAGAGAAGCTAACTTAGAAGGTATTTCTGTCAAGTAACAAACtactaaaattattgtttttcattATTAATTGCATAGCCACGGAACAGAGGAAAATGGGGGGAAGATGGGGCTAGTTTAGAAATAAGTCATTACCTTTGTATACTAAATGGTGATCTGTATATCCCGAATGAACAGCATGCCATGTTTTGCAAAAAATACTTGACTAGATGAACAGATCGTTGTTGATATGAACAGAATTCTCCTCTTATTCATCTGCTTATGAATGGAAGGAAAGTAACTAACTTCTCAATCATGTCAATAAGAAACATTAGAATTGTGCTTTTGTGGACACCTATTGCATTGATTCCCGAGGTGGGGCTCTGCCTAAGTACTTTTCGAGTGATTCTCTTTTATGCTCCGGGTCAAGGCTGCACAACCAATAATTAATCGTTATAAGGTTAGATTTATGGGATGGTAATGAGATTGTTGAAGCAAAATTGTCCAGAATTGTCCGGTAAAAAATTAGGGAACCAACGAAGAGAGATTCTGGACCTGTTCCTAAAGCCTAGAAGAGCACAATGGACCGCGTGTGCAGCAGCAGAAGCAGGGGCAATAGCTGCTGCTGGACTAGCCCGCACAGCAGTTGCCAAAGCAGAACCCACGCCAGCACCACGCTGGAGTTTTTTCAATGGAGTTTGAACAAGGGCAGAAGCTGATTTTCCTAGGCCATCGGTCATGCTCTGGCAAGCCTGTCATCGAAATTCGTCAGATCTTGCTCAAATATACATGAGGATCAGGTAATACAcgataattttgtattttttcaaACTAAGTTGCGGGGAGAAAGTAAGAAGTTTTGTGCATCTATTAATGAACAATAAAGATTTACTTACATCAGTAGTTGATTTTTTCTCTTGAAAGCTGacaaactaaaatttaaatctagaatttttttttattaatttattttttattattaacctGATGAATTCCTTGTTGGGCATCCTTGGGCTGATTTGATCTCACAGTTGTAGCTACTCTGCTTTCTACTTGCCAGGGTACAGACGGTGGAATACTTGTGAGAATATACTCTGCTTGGAGGAGGATGTTGTGAGCTCCCCCGGCCAGATGTACACCTAGCCCAATGGCTTCAATCGAAATACTTCTAAGAAACGCAATAGTACCTAAATTATCAGCAAGCATGTAAGAGGCAtgacatataaatatatatgttgtttTCTATTCGAAAGGAAATAACAAGCCCTAGTTTTGGTGGTCTCGAAAAAAGGTAATGAATAAgccaaataaattttaagagAAAAATGTGTAGAAGACAGACGCATGTAAGCaaaagaaaactcaaattaGCCTCTTGTCACCTTAACTCACATCACGTTTACCTCTCTGCATTCCTTTGATTAACCTATGATCTTTTCTGTAATTCTTCACAGGCAAAGAAACCAACTttgcagcaccagaaccaacAGCAACCAGTGACTTGATAGGAGGGAGGCCTTTCAACAATTTATGAATCTAAGGAAAATGTAAATCGTCAAGTCTCGGTGGATTCACCGTATCAGAATTCATAGAAAGTGAAACAGTAAATTTTGTTCAACCTGATTTTTAGAAATATCTTCCAACCATTCTCCTAATATCGTTTCACAGACACTGTTCCAGCCATAGAGGCCAGCTCCTTCCACATGTTTGAGTTGCAACTCGACATCCTGCATCAGAAGTCATGAAGATGAAACATTTAATTGGAAAATAAAGTGGGATAAACAGTTTGGCTATCCAGCTCGTTTAGCTTATTAGTCAAAGAAAAACTCGCATACCCAGGTCCACTCAATAATCAATGACACTGCTCAAGGAGAGAAAACACTAGGAAGATTATGACGTTACAACAAATTCATGCAAACAATCAGAGTGGCAAATCTATGCATCgtgcattatttaaatttgcAATAGTTACAAGAGTATATGCATTACTACACAGAACTACCCTCAAGAAGCCAGTCATTTAACCATAGTTTTAGCAAAACCATACCAAGATTGATTATGATTTTCACAAATTTCTTGTGAAAACGAGAGACAAAGGGCCTCGTCAGCACCTTATCAAACAAAAACTCGGAGCAGGATAATAGATGTCCATTTCCATACATCTACCACAAAGCTAGCACGTTTTTTGAGAATAACTTTAAAGTAGGAATTAATATGATGTTTGATCTCTCTGATGTTAAATGAATCAGAAAGTTCTGGAGGAAATATTGCCATATTTGCAACATTTATGCATATATGCAGTAAAGGGAGTAAACTAAAAATGTAAAGTGCCCTGTGTTAAAGAAAACCTTGTTTGAAATGTAAGCACCCAAAGTTGCAAACAAAAACACTAAACTTATTGACAGATACAAGATTTAGCAACGAAAAATTGTAAATGTGGAGAGTAATAAACCAAACAGGTAAAATGAACGTGCAGATCAACACATCTAGAAGTTCATAACTCAATGCATGCTGCTTGTTTCTTTTCTCAGAAGCCCAGTGCCGCTATACATGGATATTTAGACATGGGGTAAATCATGATACTGAATTAGCAAATGGCAACTATCAATAAGTCCCATGGTTCTATCTGGGAGCCATcgtgttttattttgtttctttcttCTACTTATTTGAGAaacattcttta includes:
- the LOC140983740 gene encoding uncharacterized protein produces the protein MACLNMFNNDPQQQNLYNITPRISFSNDFVDQQPPIKLENIYREAPVSSDFEFSVPNYSMISADELFSKGKLVPTKENGVKGGSTTLRDELLIGGDDYGNVSPRIAKGMSRWKERFGLHRSNVVSKKIDKNMDRGLERIDELKAHEMAHDNNVFKGAF